Proteins found in one Enterococcus sp. 9D6_DIV0238 genomic segment:
- a CDS encoding NAD(P)/FAD-dependent oxidoreductase → MTKQKIVVVGAGYAGVSATKFLAKKLKKDSDVEITLIDRHSYHTMMTELHEVAGGRVEPEAIQYDLQRLFSRKKNVKLVTDTVTGIDKDKKVVQTKLGSYEFDQLIIGMGGEPNDFGTPGVKEHGFTLWSFENSLKIREHILETVEKAAIEPDPEIRKAMLTFVVCGSGFTGIEMIGELIDWKDRLAKEFKLDPSEFTLMVVEAMPTILNMLSRNDAAKAERYLEKKNVQLLLNAPIVEVAADHIKLKDGSTVPTHTLIWTAGVKATSDAADFGLEAARGNRLVANEFMQAKGYEDKNIYIVGDLVYYEETPNTPTPQIVQAAEQTGHTAAANIVADIKGGEKHAFKGNYQGFMVSVGSKWGVANLFDKVHLSGFLAIIMKHIVNLKYFFDIRSGYYMFQYIMHEFFHIKDDRNVTRGHSSRYGNVLWSVPLRVFYGMVWLVESMKKIVGTGDYLKPSTWFGDGSWFTDKVVFPFPWLQEQVTTGASAAAETTTAASGAGADAAADTATQAAHFGLSYAYGEQPMQVFDHMPKWFESVMKFMMPNQEVALFMQKFMTIVEVLIALALIAGLFTWLSSAATIGLTIAFCLSGMFYWVNVWFIFVAFALMNGSGRALGLDRWVIPWLQRTLGKWWYGTPKSRYGSK, encoded by the coding sequence ATGACAAAGCAAAAAATTGTCGTTGTGGGAGCTGGGTATGCTGGCGTTTCAGCAACTAAATTTTTAGCAAAAAAATTAAAAAAAGACTCTGACGTTGAGATTACTCTAATTGATCGTCATTCTTACCACACCATGATGACTGAGCTGCACGAAGTAGCAGGCGGACGTGTTGAACCTGAAGCGATTCAATACGATCTACAACGTTTATTTTCACGTAAGAAGAATGTAAAACTTGTCACAGACACTGTAACTGGTATCGACAAAGACAAAAAAGTTGTTCAAACAAAATTAGGTTCTTATGAGTTTGATCAATTGATCATCGGCATGGGTGGCGAGCCAAATGACTTTGGTACTCCAGGTGTTAAAGAACATGGATTTACTCTATGGTCTTTTGAAAACTCTCTGAAAATTCGCGAACATATTTTGGAAACTGTTGAAAAAGCAGCAATTGAACCAGATCCAGAAATTCGTAAAGCGATGCTGACATTCGTTGTCTGCGGATCAGGCTTTACTGGGATCGAAATGATCGGTGAACTAATCGACTGGAAAGATCGTCTTGCAAAAGAATTCAAATTAGATCCTAGCGAATTTACGCTAATGGTCGTTGAAGCAATGCCGACAATCTTGAACATGTTATCTCGTAACGATGCTGCCAAAGCTGAACGTTATCTAGAAAAGAAAAATGTACAACTTCTTCTTAACGCACCAATCGTTGAAGTTGCAGCTGACCATATCAAATTAAAAGATGGTTCAACTGTTCCAACTCATACATTGATTTGGACTGCAGGTGTTAAAGCAACTTCAGATGCAGCTGACTTTGGTTTAGAAGCTGCACGTGGAAATCGCTTGGTTGCGAATGAATTCATGCAAGCAAAAGGCTACGAAGATAAAAACATTTATATTGTAGGTGACTTGGTTTATTACGAAGAAACTCCAAATACGCCTACACCTCAAATCGTACAAGCAGCTGAACAAACAGGTCATACTGCTGCTGCAAACATCGTTGCAGATATCAAAGGCGGCGAAAAACACGCATTTAAAGGTAATTATCAAGGATTCATGGTTTCTGTCGGCTCTAAATGGGGTGTTGCTAACTTATTTGATAAGGTTCACCTTAGCGGTTTCTTAGCAATTATCATGAAACACATCGTTAACTTGAAATATTTCTTTGATATTCGTTCTGGTTACTACATGTTCCAATATATCATGCATGAGTTCTTCCATATCAAAGATGACCGTAACGTAACTCGTGGACATTCTTCACGTTATGGCAACGTGTTGTGGAGCGTACCGTTACGTGTATTCTATGGTATGGTTTGGCTAGTAGAATCAATGAAGAAAATTGTCGGAACTGGTGATTACTTGAAACCAAGCACTTGGTTTGGCGACGGATCTTGGTTCACAGATAAAGTTGTGTTCCCATTCCCTTGGCTACAAGAACAAGTAACAACAGGTGCTTCTGCCGCAGCTGAAACAACGACTGCCGCAAGTGGTGCTGGTGCCGATGCTGCAGCTGATACAGCGACTCAAGCAGCACACTTTGGTTTAAGCTATGCTTACGGCGAACAACCAATGCAAGTCTTCGATCATATGCCAAAATGGTTTGAAAGCGTGATGAAATTCATGATGCCTAACCAAGAAGTTGCATTGTTCATGCAAAAATTCATGACGATCGTCGAAGTATTGATTGCCTTAGCATTGATTGCAGGTCTATTTACTTGGTTAAGTAGTGCAGCAACAATTGGTTTAACTATTGCATTCTGTTTATCAGGTATGTTCTACTGGGTAAATGTTTGGTTTATCTTTGTGGCATTCGCTTTGATGAACGGTTCAGGTCGTGCACTTGGATTAGACCGTTGGGTGATCCCTTGGTTGCAACGTACCCTTGGTAAATGGTGGTATGGTACACCTAAATCCAGATACGGCAGTAAATAA
- a CDS encoding NusG domain II-containing protein codes for MNIKEFIQKSYIRPWDIAIIILLTLGSFLPLVVFSIQNTAQEDATKQAILKVDGEVIKVFDLKEDGPTYTYKYEAADGDYNLIEVSGDRIRMLETNCGDQICVQRGWISKAGETPIACLPHNLFITVEASDGSEDGSLIY; via the coding sequence TTGAATATAAAAGAATTTATTCAAAAAAGTTATATACGTCCTTGGGATATTGCCATTATTATACTTCTGACACTCGGTTCTTTCTTGCCCCTTGTTGTTTTTAGTATTCAAAATACTGCTCAAGAAGATGCGACTAAACAAGCCATTCTAAAAGTAGACGGCGAAGTAATCAAAGTTTTTGATTTAAAAGAAGACGGTCCTACTTATACATATAAATATGAAGCAGCTGATGGTGATTATAATTTGATAGAAGTCAGCGGAGATAGAATTCGGATGTTAGAAACAAATTGCGGAGATCAAATCTGTGTCCAGCGCGGCTGGATATCTAAAGCAGGTGAAACACCGATCGCTTGTCTGCCGCATAATTTATTTATCACCGTTGAGGCTTCTGATGGGAGTGAAGATGGCAGCTTGATTTATTAA
- a CDS encoding Gx transporter family protein translates to MNKLQKNIYISMLVAQGVIIGLIENMIPYPFAFAPGAKLGLANLITIIAIFTMRKRDSFFLVCMRLILTTLLGGTISTFFYSASGALLSYLGMLLIMQLGPKRVSIIGISAAGGFLHNVGQLLTTCFFAQSWAPMLYLPFLSFIGLLSGIAIGIAANYLLRHVQTLRQFQLNYESTTKHKWSQYFQ, encoded by the coding sequence ATGAACAAATTACAAAAAAACATATACATTTCCATGCTCGTCGCTCAAGGTGTGATCATTGGACTTATTGAAAACATGATCCCTTATCCTTTTGCTTTTGCACCCGGAGCGAAACTTGGCTTAGCTAACTTGATTACGATCATTGCCATTTTTACCATGAGAAAAAGAGACAGTTTCTTTTTAGTCTGTATGCGATTGATTTTGACCACACTACTAGGCGGGACGATATCTACGTTCTTCTATAGTGCTAGTGGCGCCTTACTTAGTTATTTAGGCATGCTTCTTATCATGCAGCTGGGTCCAAAACGTGTGAGTATCATTGGTATCAGTGCTGCAGGCGGTTTTTTGCATAATGTTGGGCAGCTATTGACCACTTGCTTTTTCGCGCAATCATGGGCACCGATGCTTTATCTGCCATTCCTTTCATTTATCGGTCTATTATCTGGTATTGCTATCGGAATTGCAGCTAATTATCTACTCCGTCATGTTCAAACACTGCGACAGTTTCAATTAAACTATGAATCAACAACAAAACATAAATGGAGTCAATACTTCCAGTAA
- a CDS encoding polyprenyl synthetase family protein: MNIHPMWKNYPELAKELNSTLKLMDSNVNLKNKDVEKAVMSMIHSGGKLLRPAYQLLFSQFGEQRDAKKAIALAAAIELLHTATLIHDDIVDEADIRRSLPTIRSQFGNSTAVYAGDYLFVSCFKLLADYSSSLKSIQLNSRSMEKILSGELGQMDNRYNVDMTIDQYLENISGKTAELFSLSCFVGAYESGSSERFAKNCGKIGENIGLAFQIIDDVLDYTQSTEQIGKPVLEDVRQGVYSLPLLYALEEGRETLLPYLEKGENLTDNETDKIYELVHSFGGVSKAQKLAEKYTQQALKGITKLPETTTDAKKQLLEITQAILVRQN, encoded by the coding sequence ATGAATATTCATCCAATGTGGAAAAACTACCCTGAACTAGCAAAAGAATTGAATAGCACATTAAAACTAATGGACAGCAATGTCAATTTAAAAAATAAAGACGTCGAAAAAGCAGTTATGTCGATGATCCACTCTGGCGGTAAATTACTACGTCCTGCGTATCAATTACTTTTCTCACAGTTTGGAGAACAAAGAGACGCGAAAAAAGCTATTGCTTTAGCAGCAGCCATCGAATTACTGCACACTGCAACATTGATTCACGATGATATTGTAGATGAAGCTGATATTAGAAGAAGCTTACCCACGATCCGCTCTCAATTTGGCAACAGTACAGCTGTTTATGCAGGTGATTATTTATTCGTTAGTTGTTTTAAGCTTTTGGCTGACTATTCCTCTTCTTTAAAAAGCATCCAGCTAAACTCTAGAAGTATGGAAAAAATTTTGAGTGGCGAACTGGGGCAAATGGATAATCGCTACAATGTCGATATGACGATCGATCAATATTTAGAAAACATTTCTGGAAAAACTGCTGAACTTTTTTCACTAAGTTGTTTTGTTGGTGCTTATGAAAGTGGCAGTTCTGAACGTTTTGCAAAAAACTGTGGGAAAATAGGAGAAAATATCGGCCTTGCATTTCAAATTATCGACGATGTACTTGACTATACACAAAGTACAGAGCAAATTGGAAAACCCGTTCTTGAAGATGTTCGTCAAGGTGTCTACTCCTTACCGCTACTATACGCATTAGAAGAAGGTCGAGAAACACTGCTGCCTTATCTGGAAAAAGGAGAAAACCTGACAGACAATGAGACAGATAAAATTTATGAACTTGTTCATTCTTTTGGTGGTGTCTCAAAAGCACAAAAACTTGCTGAAAAATATACACAGCAAGCATTGAAAGGTATTACTAAATTGCCCGAAACTACCACAGATGCAAAAAAACAGTTGCTAGAGATCACACAAGCTATTCTTGTGAGGCAAAATTAA
- the gor gene encoding glutathione-disulfide reductase, with the protein MVKQYDYIVIGGGSGGIASANRAGMHGAKVLLIEAGEIGGTCVNVGCVPKKVMWQASSMMEMMKRDAAGYGFDVDVKALDFKRLVQNRESYIDFLHGAYYRGLDSNHVEVLAEYATFVDEHTIKAGEDTYTAPHILIATGGRPKKLGIPGEEYAIDSNGFFALEELPKRVVFVGAGYIAAELAGTIHGLGAETHWAFRKERPLRSFDEMLSEKVVEHYQQDGMHIYPNSTPQSIEKLATGELVITFENGTKITADSVVFGTGRQPNTDKLGLENTQVELTEKGYVKVDKYQNTTQKGIYAVGDVIGKIDLTPVAIAAGRRLSERLFNGKENEYLDYETIPTVVFTHPPIATIGLTETEAVEKYGKENIKIYKSTFTPMYFALDEYRQKCDMKLVCAGKEEKIVGLHGIGLGVDEMLQGFAVAIKMGATKKDFDNTVAIHPTGSEEFVTMR; encoded by the coding sequence ATGGTAAAACAATATGATTACATCGTGATCGGCGGCGGCAGCGGTGGTATCGCTTCTGCGAATCGTGCCGGAATGCACGGTGCAAAGGTATTATTGATCGAAGCAGGAGAGATTGGCGGAACCTGTGTGAATGTTGGCTGTGTGCCCAAAAAAGTCATGTGGCAGGCAAGCTCAATGATGGAAATGATGAAGCGGGATGCTGCTGGTTACGGTTTTGATGTCGATGTTAAAGCGTTGGATTTTAAAAGATTAGTTCAAAATCGTGAGTCATATATCGATTTTCTGCACGGTGCTTACTATCGTGGCTTAGATAGCAATCATGTCGAAGTTTTAGCTGAATATGCGACTTTCGTGGATGAACACACAATCAAAGCAGGAGAAGATACATACACAGCTCCTCATATTTTGATTGCTACAGGGGGTCGTCCGAAAAAACTAGGAATCCCTGGAGAAGAGTATGCGATCGATTCAAATGGGTTCTTTGCTTTAGAGGAATTACCAAAACGAGTAGTGTTTGTCGGAGCGGGTTATATTGCTGCAGAACTTGCAGGTACGATCCACGGATTAGGTGCTGAAACGCATTGGGCTTTTAGAAAAGAACGTCCTTTGCGTAGTTTTGATGAGATGCTTTCTGAAAAAGTAGTTGAACATTATCAACAAGACGGTATGCATATTTATCCTAACTCAACGCCACAGTCGATTGAAAAATTAGCTACAGGTGAGTTAGTGATCACCTTTGAAAATGGCACAAAGATCACTGCAGATAGTGTCGTTTTTGGTACAGGTCGTCAGCCAAATACAGACAAATTAGGTCTTGAGAATACACAAGTTGAACTAACAGAAAAAGGCTATGTAAAAGTCGATAAATATCAAAATACGACACAGAAAGGTATCTATGCAGTTGGTGATGTCATCGGCAAAATCGATCTAACACCGGTTGCGATTGCGGCAGGTCGCCGTTTATCTGAGCGCTTATTTAATGGAAAAGAAAATGAGTATTTAGACTATGAAACGATTCCGACTGTTGTTTTCACACATCCGCCAATTGCAACAATTGGGTTGACTGAAACAGAAGCTGTTGAGAAATATGGTAAAGAAAATATCAAGATTTACAAATCAACGTTTACCCCAATGTACTTTGCGCTAGATGAATATCGCCAAAAATGCGATATGAAATTAGTTTGTGCTGGTAAGGAAGAAAAAATCGTTGGATTACATGGCATTGGTCTTGGTGTGGACGAAATGCTGCAAGGATTCGCGGTAGCGATCAAAATGGGTGCAACTAAGAAAGATTTCGATAATACAGTGGCGATCCATCCAACGGGCTCAGAAGAGTTTGTAACGATGCGATAA
- a CDS encoding peptidase U32 family protein — MTNERTLKRPEVLAPAGTLEKLKTAIHYGADAVYIGGNAYGLRSRAGNFTKEDMIEGVAFAKEHNAKVYVAANMVTHEGNQEGAGDFFREIRDVGISAVIVSDPALIEICATEAPGLPIHLSTQASATNYETLEFWKNEGLERVVLAREVSMEEVAEIRKNTDVEIEAFIHGAMCISYSGRCTLSNHMSMRDANRGGCSQSCRWKYELYDMPFGGTRTSLTDKGEVEEEFSMSAVDMAMIQHIPELIQNGVDSFKIEGRMKSIHYVSTVANVYKKAVDTYMEDPENYECKQEWIDELWKVAQRELSTGFYYHVPTDEEQLFGERRKIPQYKFIGEVMAYDEETKVATIRQRNHFSVGDEVEFYGPGFNHFHQTVEVMYNEDGESIDRAPNPMMILTMPVEQPVAVGDMIRKKK, encoded by the coding sequence ATGACAAACGAACGAACATTGAAGCGTCCCGAAGTATTAGCACCTGCTGGGACGCTAGAAAAACTAAAAACAGCCATTCATTATGGTGCAGATGCCGTGTATATCGGCGGAAATGCCTACGGGTTACGTAGCCGTGCCGGTAATTTTACAAAAGAAGATATGATCGAAGGAGTAGCTTTTGCAAAAGAGCACAATGCGAAAGTGTATGTCGCAGCAAATATGGTGACACATGAAGGCAATCAAGAAGGTGCTGGTGACTTTTTCCGTGAGATACGCGACGTCGGTATTTCAGCGGTAATCGTTTCAGACCCAGCTTTGATTGAAATTTGTGCAACAGAAGCACCTGGTTTACCGATCCATTTATCGACACAAGCTTCAGCAACGAACTATGAGACATTAGAGTTCTGGAAAAATGAAGGGCTTGAGCGCGTCGTTTTAGCCCGTGAAGTGTCAATGGAAGAAGTTGCGGAGATCCGTAAAAATACAGACGTTGAAATCGAAGCGTTTATCCATGGAGCTATGTGTATTTCTTATTCCGGCAGATGTACATTATCCAACCATATGTCGATGCGTGATGCGAACCGCGGCGGCTGTTCTCAATCATGCCGCTGGAAATACGAGTTGTACGATATGCCTTTTGGCGGAACACGTACGAGCTTGACAGATAAAGGTGAAGTGGAAGAAGAATTTTCGATGAGTGCGGTCGATATGGCAATGATTCAGCACATTCCCGAACTGATTCAAAATGGTGTCGATAGCTTTAAGATCGAAGGAAGAATGAAATCGATCCATTATGTTTCGACGGTAGCAAATGTGTATAAAAAAGCTGTGGATACATACATGGAAGATCCTGAAAATTATGAATGTAAACAAGAATGGATCGACGAGTTATGGAAAGTTGCGCAGCGTGAGCTGTCTACTGGTTTTTATTACCATGTACCAACAGATGAGGAACAATTATTTGGTGAACGCCGTAAAATTCCACAATATAAGTTTATTGGGGAAGTCATGGCGTATGATGAAGAAACAAAAGTAGCAACGATCCGCCAAAGAAATCATTTTAGTGTTGGCGATGAGGTCGAATTTTATGGACCTGGGTTCAATCACTTCCATCAAACAGTAGAAGTTATGTATAATGAAGATGGTGAGTCGATTGATCGCGCACCAAACCCAATGATGATTTTAACGATGCCGGTTGAACAACCTGTAGCAGTTGGGGATATGATCCGTAAGAAAAAATAA
- a CDS encoding peptidase U32 family protein, whose translation MIELIATAESVEQAEALLAVGVDTLYIGEETFGLRLPTSFSRDDQRSITEMAHRMGKKVTVALNGIMHPEKMKKVPEYLAFLKEIQVDQLTVGDPGVVFVLQRDKVNIPYIYDGETLVTSSRQINFWAKRGSIGAVLAREVPFEEMKAMKDNLMVPAEVLVYGATCIHQSKRPLLQNYYNFTKNDESVSKDRGLFISEPKKEETHYSIYEDSHGTHIFADNDVNLAGELDKLYENDYTKWKLDGIYAPGENFVKTAKIFADAKEKIEQGSWSSIEAQKAIEQIEALHPENRGLDIGFFDLDPDEIK comes from the coding sequence ATGATTGAACTTATTGCAACAGCTGAGTCTGTTGAACAGGCGGAGGCGTTATTGGCCGTAGGCGTGGATACGTTATATATAGGAGAAGAGACATTTGGGTTACGTTTGCCGACGTCGTTTTCTCGTGATGATCAGCGATCGATCACTGAAATGGCTCATCGTATGGGGAAAAAGGTAACGGTTGCCCTTAATGGGATCATGCATCCGGAAAAGATGAAAAAAGTGCCGGAGTATTTGGCTTTTCTAAAAGAGATTCAAGTGGATCAATTAACAGTTGGTGATCCAGGAGTTGTTTTTGTTTTACAGCGTGATAAAGTGAATATTCCCTATATTTATGATGGCGAAACATTGGTTACAAGCTCGCGTCAAATCAATTTTTGGGCAAAGCGTGGATCGATCGGTGCGGTATTGGCTAGAGAGGTTCCGTTTGAAGAGATGAAAGCCATGAAGGATAATTTGATGGTACCTGCCGAAGTGCTTGTGTACGGTGCAACGTGTATTCATCAATCGAAACGTCCGTTACTGCAGAACTACTATAATTTCACCAAGAATGATGAATCTGTGAGTAAGGATCGGGGTTTATTTATATCTGAGCCTAAAAAGGAAGAAACACACTATTCTATTTATGAAGATAGCCATGGTACACATATCTTCGCGGATAACGATGTTAATTTAGCCGGAGAATTAGATAAGTTATATGAGAACGATTATACGAAATGGAAACTGGATGGTATTTATGCTCCAGGTGAAAATTTTGTAAAGACAGCTAAGATTTTTGCAGATGCAAAAGAAAAAATCGAACAGGGCAGCTGGTCCAGTATAGAAGCCCAAAAAGCGATCGAACAGATCGAAGCATTGCATCCTGAAAACCGCGGTTTAGATATCGGATTCTTTGATTTAGATCCAGATGAGATAAAATAA
- a CDS encoding ATP-dependent Clp protease ATP-binding subunit, with translation MDELFTESAKAVLAIAQEEAKYFRHQSVGSEHLLLALVLEPNGIAGKSLRQLNANKTDIREEIEQLTGYGTVKAYPKGTYLPYSPRAKQVFAYAGDEAKRLGAPNIGTEHILLGLLRDEDILASRILLNLGLSLSKMRQLLMKKIGITDPQMSGNVGRRRNNQAQKAAPKGTPTLDSLARDLTKLARENDLDPVVGRSQEVRRLIQILSRRTKNNPVLVGEPGVGKTAIAEGLAQKIVNGEVPDDMQEKRLMMLDMGALVAGTKYRGEFEDRLKKVIDEIYQDGEVILFIDELHTLIGAGGAEGAIDASNILKPALARGELQTIGATTLDEYQKYIEKDSALERRFARVQVDEPTSEEAEEILKGLRSRYEEHHGVEITDDALHAAVQLSVRYINSRQLPDKAIDLMDESAAKVRLDLADEPSEINELRLDLANLIKEKEEAIQSQSFESAARLRQKEKKMARKLENILLLEQKEASGYANQVTEQDVANVVSQWTGVPLQQLEKKESERLLELESILHHRVVGQDEAVQAVSRAIRRARSGLKDPNRPIGSFMFLGPTGVGKTELAKALAETMFGSEDALVRVDMSEFMEKYSTSRLIGSPPGYVGYEEGGQLTEKIRQKPYSVILLDEVEKAHPDVFNILLQVLDDGHLTDSKGRKVDFRNTILIMTSNIGATAIREEKNVGFNVKDLSKDYDAMQKRIMEELKKAFRPEFLNRVDETVVFRSLDQEEIHEIVKIMSKSIIQRLKEQEVNVKITPAAIEVIGKVGFDPEYGARPIRRALQKEVEDRLSEALLSGQIHLGDKVTIGASKGKITLNVKTPKIEQVLQEV, from the coding sequence ATGGACGAATTATTTACAGAAAGTGCCAAGGCAGTCTTAGCCATCGCACAAGAAGAAGCGAAGTATTTTAGGCATCAATCTGTAGGTTCTGAACATTTGCTTTTAGCATTAGTACTGGAACCAAATGGAATTGCTGGAAAATCTTTACGCCAGTTGAATGCTAATAAAACAGATATACGTGAAGAAATTGAACAATTAACTGGGTACGGAACAGTTAAAGCATATCCGAAAGGAACCTATTTGCCTTATTCCCCTCGTGCAAAACAAGTTTTTGCCTATGCCGGCGATGAAGCAAAACGTTTAGGAGCTCCTAATATAGGCACTGAACATATTTTGTTAGGCTTATTACGCGATGAGGATATCCTTGCTTCACGTATTTTATTGAACTTGGGATTAAGTTTATCTAAAATGCGTCAGCTGTTAATGAAAAAAATTGGGATTACAGATCCCCAAATGAGTGGAAATGTTGGGCGCCGACGTAATAATCAAGCACAAAAAGCAGCACCTAAAGGAACTCCAACATTGGATTCGTTAGCTCGTGACTTGACTAAACTAGCACGTGAGAATGATTTAGACCCAGTTGTCGGACGTTCTCAAGAGGTCAGACGGCTGATCCAAATATTAAGTCGTCGTACCAAAAATAATCCAGTTTTAGTTGGTGAACCTGGTGTAGGTAAAACGGCAATTGCTGAAGGCTTAGCACAAAAAATTGTTAATGGTGAAGTGCCGGACGATATGCAGGAAAAACGTTTGATGATGCTGGATATGGGTGCTCTTGTTGCGGGAACGAAATATCGTGGTGAATTCGAAGATCGTTTGAAGAAAGTGATTGACGAGATCTATCAAGATGGAGAAGTGATCCTCTTTATTGATGAGCTGCATACATTGATTGGTGCAGGTGGTGCAGAGGGTGCGATCGATGCTTCAAATATCTTAAAACCAGCGCTTGCTCGTGGAGAATTACAAACAATTGGTGCGACTACATTAGATGAGTACCAAAAATATATTGAAAAAGATTCTGCTTTGGAACGTCGTTTTGCGAGAGTTCAAGTGGATGAACCAACATCAGAAGAAGCAGAAGAGATTCTAAAAGGCCTACGTTCTCGCTATGAAGAACATCATGGCGTTGAGATTACAGATGATGCCTTACATGCAGCAGTTCAGTTATCTGTTCGTTATATCAATTCTCGTCAATTACCAGATAAAGCGATTGATTTGATGGATGAATCAGCTGCTAAAGTTCGTCTAGACTTAGCAGATGAGCCTTCTGAAATTAATGAGTTGCGCTTAGATTTAGCGAATCTAATCAAGGAAAAAGAAGAAGCAATTCAGTCACAATCGTTCGAAAGTGCAGCAAGATTACGCCAAAAAGAGAAAAAAATGGCTAGAAAGCTTGAAAATATTTTATTATTAGAACAAAAAGAAGCGTCTGGTTATGCAAATCAAGTCACTGAACAAGATGTGGCAAATGTTGTGTCACAATGGACAGGTGTGCCATTACAGCAGCTAGAGAAAAAAGAAAGCGAGCGCCTGCTCGAATTAGAAAGTATCTTACACCACAGAGTTGTTGGTCAGGATGAAGCTGTTCAAGCTGTATCGCGTGCAATTCGTAGAGCCCGCAGTGGCTTGAAAGATCCGAATCGTCCAATTGGTTCATTTATGTTCCTGGGACCTACTGGAGTTGGTAAAACAGAATTAGCAAAAGCGTTGGCTGAAACAATGTTTGGCAGTGAGGATGCACTTGTGCGTGTAGATATGTCCGAATTTATGGAAAAATATAGTACAAGTCGTTTGATTGGCTCCCCTCCAGGTTATGTTGGTTATGAAGAAGGCGGACAATTGACGGAAAAAATTCGTCAAAAACCTTATTCAGTGATTTTACTTGATGAAGTAGAGAAAGCTCACCCAGATGTATTCAATATCTTGTTACAGGTATTAGACGATGGACACTTAACTGATTCTAAAGGTCGAAAAGTCGATTTTAGAAATACTATTTTAATTATGACTTCAAATATTGGAGCAACGGCTATCCGTGAAGAAAAAAATGTTGGGTTCAACGTGAAAGACTTATCGAAAGACTACGATGCTATGCAAAAACGAATCATGGAAGAATTGAAAAAAGCATTCCGTCCAGAGTTTTTGAACCGTGTGGATGAAACAGTTGTTTTCCGTTCATTAGATCAGGAAGAAATTCATGAGATTGTGAAGATTATGAGTAAATCGATTATTCAGCGCTTGAAAGAGCAAGAGGTGAATGTGAAAATTACTCCTGCTGCAATCGAAGTGATCGGTAAGGTTGGTTTTGACCCAGAATATGGTGCGCGTCCAATTCGCAGAGCATTACAAAAAGAAGTGGAAGATCGTTTGAGTGAAGCATTGCTTTCAGGTCAGATCCATTTAGGTGATAAAGTAACGATTGGCGCAAGCAAAGGAAAAATAACGTTGAATGTAAAAACGCCAAAAATAGAGCAGGTTTTACAGGAAGTATAA
- a CDS encoding CtsR family transcriptional regulator → MSNQNTSDLIEAYLKKILEESSKIEIRRAEMAHLFNCVPSQINYVINTRFTIQRGYSVESKRGGGGYIRIAKVQISDSDQLLKQIAQFTGNELSEKDALIFIQKLYEEKVVTKREGNLMLSVLGKQVLDKAGPDEDYLRAQLMHSFLERLSYEEE, encoded by the coding sequence ATGAGTAATCAAAATACTTCAGATTTGATTGAAGCATATTTAAAGAAAATTCTTGAAGAAAGCAGTAAAATTGAAATTCGCAGGGCCGAAATGGCTCATTTATTCAATTGTGTTCCTTCCCAGATTAATTATGTGATCAATACTCGTTTCACGATTCAACGTGGCTATTCAGTTGAAAGTAAGCGTGGTGGTGGCGGTTATATCAGAATAGCTAAAGTACAAATATCTGATAGTGACCAGTTGCTGAAACAAATTGCTCAATTTACAGGGAATGAACTTTCGGAAAAAGACGCACTAATTTTTATACAGAAGCTCTATGAAGAAAAAGTTGTTACAAAACGAGAAGGAAACTTAATGCTGTCGGTGCTTGGAAAACAAGTCTTAGATAAGGCAGGACCAGATGAAGATTATTTACGTGCTCAATTGATGCATTCATTTTTAGAACGTTTGAGTTACGAGGAGGAATGA